In Myxococcus stipitatus, the following are encoded in one genomic region:
- a CDS encoding alpha-2-macroglobulin family protein — MHRTPRIRASAIALPLLSLLLLVASLARAAPAKPPPSWKDIDALVSDDKVESAAQAAEARLAQSRNGSDEAEWARALIRTVQLRSALHGYETTVRFLREEPWPKGALSRATLNLFYAHSLVAYAQAYDWEIRQREQVASSGPVDLKSWTYEQILTEAQRAYEEVWTQRQSLGTEPVKVLAEYIEPNTYPEGIRSTLRDAVSYLRVGLLENSAHWRPEQSSELFRLDLGSLLEGTPTVVLTDPNIHPLVKAVAVLGDLEAWHLAGGRREAALEARLKRYEVLNRHFTEDDDRTRVRQHLAAHLGAYKDVPWWTMGQGMLVELESGVGHSVRAHALAKECMAVHPNSLGAARCRTQKELLEAPDFRITSMRSDGANRRSIEVAHRNVPVLYFRAYALDIEARLKKASVSNVLPYGSELLQYIRGRKPVASWSVQLPATPDLQSHNTFITPPMKETGAYVVVASAREDFREKNNRVTGTFLTVTPWVAITRNPLGALVEVRVVKGDTGAAAPQVPVRLIHMDYREGFREVARATTDAQGEVSFPRTQGPYGFRTHMLLVGQGRESLVLFNGLSFYHPPEPGESMSTLVFTDRSVYRPLQKLMWKVVAYRGRGDQARYQTQPGESLVVSLMDPNHQEVEKREVRTNDFGSVAGEFTIPTGRVLGAWTVQVQSGGAASIRVEEYKRPTFEVTMKDPDVPLRLNRPATFKGEARYYFGLPVASGTVRWRAYREPVLPWWWHGGFFASMQNQMVAAGTSALDEDGGFKVTFTPEADERSARTPGLSWRYRVEADATDEGGETRSARRAFRLGFVAVEARVDTDEGFLREGAGGEVRLVRSTLDGVPQPGAGRWRLVALQQPSAPLLPADEPRAEPMLVADSASERKATPGDSLQPRWATTYSPQATLARWGDGAEQAKGSVQHDAEGLARVKLPSLKAGAYRLHYETTDAFGQTFKVARELMVAGPRAPIALPSALVLEKPSVRVGEVARLLAFSGFAGQPLLLELYQGDARILRKPLVGGESPAVLEIPVTESMRGGFTAVLVAVRDWQFMRFSEQVFVPFDNKELNLEFATFRDKLRPGAKETWRVTVKGPSGAKVEAGVAELLAYMYDQSLDLFSPHVPANVADLYPQRMPSAELSASLAMEQGQWLVSDNYGDFPSWATPDEDRLKFEDNYGLGGPGYRRRSFGEAFESSRSSGTLRALARPQQVMKRKRMADEGGMPPAAPAPSGMLAQAVEESKDANQQRGGGPSSSEAPPNGLRSNFAETAFWVPQLLTGPDGSASLEFTVPDSVTAWSVWVHGVTRDLKGGSVQRTSRSVKELMVRPYVPRFLREGDRAVLEVVVNNASEQVRQGTLTLDIVDTETRKSLLSEFGVKNASQAFTVAPGKGTNLRFALTTPSRVGSVAFRVEARAGDVSDGELRPLPVLPGRVHLAQSRFVTLKGPGSKTMRFDDLKKGGDPTRVNEQMVVTVDTQLFYSALQALPYLVDYPYECSEQTLNRFVSSGILASLYNKYPAVAKMAKDLSQRSTRFETWDSVDPNRKMSLEETPWLEMAKGGAESSGGLVKVLDPKVARAERDAAMAKLRKAQTASGGFSWWPGGPPSPYMTLYIVHGLSRAMEYGVEVPEEMTRGAWEYLARHFREEYSGKLMMKGMGWEFITFLNYVASAYPDARYTGDALTAAERQKMLAFSYKYWRKHSPYLKGYLALTLKRAGRGADATKVWDSVMDSAKTSDELGTYWAAEDRSWLWYNDTTETHAFALRTLTELNPKDARREGLVQWLLLDKKLNHWKSTRATAEALYALVKYLESEGALGIREDATVKVGPRVVRMEFAPDEYTGKKNQVVVPGPELQPETMSSVVVEKSTKGFAFASATWHFSTEKLPEEDRGDFFQVSRRYFRREREGREAVLQPLAEGALLNPGDEVEVHLSLRAKHAAEYVHLRDPRAAGLEPENVQSRHKWDLGIVWYEETRDSGTNFFFEWLPAGEYNFKYRLRANMPGTFRVGPATVQSMYAPEFTAYSAGAVLNVGPAK; from the coding sequence ATGCACCGCACACCTCGGATTCGGGCATCTGCTATCGCATTACCGTTGTTGTCCCTGTTGCTGCTCGTCGCGTCCCTCGCGCGAGCGGCACCGGCGAAACCGCCCCCCTCGTGGAAGGACATCGACGCATTGGTGTCGGACGACAAGGTGGAGTCCGCCGCGCAGGCCGCGGAGGCCCGCCTTGCCCAGTCCCGGAATGGCTCGGACGAGGCCGAGTGGGCGCGTGCGCTGATTCGCACGGTGCAACTGCGCTCGGCGCTCCATGGCTACGAGACGACGGTGCGCTTCCTGCGCGAGGAGCCCTGGCCCAAGGGGGCCTTGTCGCGCGCCACGTTGAACCTCTTCTACGCCCACTCGCTCGTCGCGTATGCGCAGGCGTACGACTGGGAGATTCGCCAGCGCGAGCAGGTGGCGTCCTCCGGCCCGGTCGACCTGAAGTCGTGGACGTACGAGCAGATTCTCACCGAGGCCCAGCGCGCCTACGAGGAGGTCTGGACGCAGCGGCAGTCGTTGGGCACCGAGCCGGTGAAGGTGCTGGCCGAGTACATCGAGCCCAACACGTATCCGGAGGGCATCCGCTCCACGTTGCGTGATGCCGTCTCGTACCTGCGCGTGGGGCTGTTGGAGAACAGCGCCCACTGGCGGCCCGAGCAGTCGAGTGAGCTGTTCCGGTTGGATCTGGGCTCGCTGCTGGAGGGCACGCCCACGGTGGTGCTGACGGACCCGAACATCCACCCGTTGGTGAAGGCCGTCGCGGTGCTCGGAGACCTGGAGGCGTGGCATCTGGCGGGCGGGCGGCGTGAGGCGGCGCTGGAGGCTCGGCTGAAGCGCTACGAGGTGCTGAACCGGCACTTCACCGAGGACGATGACCGCACGCGGGTGCGCCAGCATCTGGCCGCGCACCTCGGGGCCTACAAGGACGTGCCCTGGTGGACCATGGGGCAGGGGATGCTGGTGGAGCTCGAGTCGGGCGTGGGCCACTCGGTGCGCGCGCATGCCCTGGCGAAGGAGTGCATGGCCGTCCATCCGAACTCGCTTGGGGCCGCGCGCTGCCGGACGCAGAAGGAGTTGTTGGAGGCGCCGGACTTCCGCATCACCTCGATGCGGTCGGATGGCGCCAATCGGCGCTCCATCGAGGTGGCTCATCGCAACGTGCCGGTGCTCTATTTCCGGGCGTACGCGCTGGACATCGAGGCGCGGCTGAAGAAGGCGTCGGTCTCCAACGTCCTCCCCTATGGCAGCGAGCTGCTGCAGTACATCCGGGGCCGCAAGCCGGTGGCTTCGTGGAGTGTGCAGCTCCCCGCGACGCCAGACCTCCAGTCTCACAACACGTTCATCACGCCGCCGATGAAGGAGACGGGGGCGTATGTCGTGGTGGCTTCCGCGCGCGAGGACTTCCGCGAGAAGAACAATCGCGTCACGGGCACCTTCCTGACCGTGACGCCGTGGGTCGCCATCACCCGGAATCCCCTGGGCGCCCTGGTGGAGGTGCGCGTCGTGAAGGGAGACACGGGCGCGGCCGCTCCTCAGGTCCCCGTCCGCCTCATCCACATGGATTATCGCGAGGGCTTCCGTGAGGTGGCGCGCGCCACCACCGATGCCCAGGGCGAGGTTTCCTTTCCTCGCACCCAGGGGCCCTACGGCTTCCGCACCCACATGCTGCTCGTGGGGCAGGGGCGCGAGTCCCTGGTCTTGTTCAACGGCCTGAGCTTCTACCACCCGCCGGAGCCCGGCGAGTCCATGTCGACGCTCGTGTTCACGGACCGGAGTGTCTACCGGCCGTTGCAGAAGCTGATGTGGAAGGTGGTGGCCTACCGCGGGCGCGGAGACCAGGCCCGTTATCAAACGCAGCCGGGCGAGTCGTTGGTCGTGTCGCTGATGGACCCGAACCATCAGGAGGTGGAGAAGCGCGAAGTCCGCACCAATGACTTCGGCTCGGTCGCGGGCGAGTTCACCATTCCCACGGGGCGCGTGTTGGGGGCGTGGACCGTGCAGGTGCAGTCCGGAGGCGCGGCGTCCATCCGGGTGGAGGAGTACAAGCGGCCGACCTTCGAAGTGACGATGAAGGACCCGGACGTGCCGCTGCGGCTCAACCGGCCGGCCACGTTCAAGGGCGAGGCGCGCTACTACTTCGGGTTGCCAGTGGCCTCGGGGACGGTGCGCTGGCGTGCGTATCGCGAGCCCGTGTTGCCCTGGTGGTGGCACGGCGGTTTCTTCGCCTCGATGCAGAACCAGATGGTGGCCGCGGGCACGTCCGCTCTCGACGAGGACGGCGGCTTCAAGGTGACCTTCACGCCGGAGGCCGACGAGCGCTCCGCGCGGACGCCGGGCCTGAGCTGGCGCTACCGCGTGGAGGCGGACGCCACGGACGAGGGAGGCGAGACGCGCTCTGCTCGGCGCGCGTTCCGGTTGGGCTTCGTGGCCGTGGAGGCGCGAGTGGACACGGACGAGGGTTTCCTCCGCGAAGGAGCGGGAGGCGAGGTCCGGCTCGTGAGGTCCACGTTGGATGGAGTGCCTCAGCCGGGCGCGGGGCGCTGGCGGTTGGTGGCACTGCAACAGCCTTCGGCGCCGCTGCTGCCGGCGGACGAACCGAGGGCGGAGCCGATGCTGGTCGCGGATTCGGCGTCCGAGCGCAAGGCCACGCCGGGGGATTCACTCCAGCCGCGTTGGGCGACGACGTATTCGCCGCAGGCGACCTTGGCCCGTTGGGGGGATGGCGCGGAGCAGGCGAAGGGCTCCGTGCAGCACGACGCGGAGGGACTGGCGCGCGTGAAGCTGCCTTCGCTCAAGGCGGGCGCGTACCGACTGCACTACGAGACGACGGACGCCTTCGGCCAGACGTTCAAGGTGGCGAGGGAGTTGATGGTGGCGGGGCCGCGGGCGCCCATCGCCTTGCCGTCGGCCCTGGTGTTGGAGAAGCCGTCGGTGCGCGTGGGTGAGGTCGCGCGGCTGCTCGCGTTCTCCGGCTTCGCGGGGCAGCCCTTGCTGCTGGAGCTGTATCAGGGAGATGCGCGCATCCTGCGCAAGCCGCTGGTGGGAGGCGAGTCCCCGGCCGTGTTGGAGATCCCCGTGACGGAGTCCATGCGGGGCGGCTTCACCGCCGTGTTGGTGGCGGTGCGCGACTGGCAGTTCATGCGCTTCAGCGAGCAGGTGTTCGTGCCCTTCGACAACAAGGAGCTGAACCTGGAGTTCGCCACGTTCCGCGACAAGCTGCGTCCCGGCGCGAAGGAGACCTGGCGGGTGACGGTGAAGGGGCCGAGCGGCGCGAAGGTGGAGGCGGGCGTGGCGGAGTTGCTCGCGTATATGTATGACCAGTCGCTGGACCTGTTCTCGCCCCATGTGCCGGCGAACGTCGCGGACCTCTATCCCCAGCGCATGCCGTCGGCGGAGCTGAGTGCTTCGCTGGCCATGGAGCAGGGGCAGTGGTTGGTCTCGGACAACTACGGTGACTTCCCGTCGTGGGCAACGCCCGATGAGGACCGCCTGAAGTTCGAAGACAACTATGGCTTGGGAGGCCCTGGCTACCGGCGTCGCAGCTTCGGGGAGGCCTTTGAGTCCAGCCGGAGCAGCGGCACGTTGCGGGCCCTCGCGCGTCCTCAGCAGGTGATGAAGCGCAAGAGGATGGCCGACGAAGGCGGCATGCCCCCCGCGGCACCGGCGCCGTCGGGCATGCTGGCCCAGGCCGTCGAGGAGTCCAAGGACGCGAATCAGCAGCGCGGTGGAGGCCCGTCCTCCAGTGAAGCTCCTCCGAACGGGCTGCGCTCCAACTTCGCGGAGACGGCGTTCTGGGTGCCTCAGCTCCTCACCGGTCCGGATGGCTCCGCGTCGCTGGAGTTCACCGTGCCGGATTCGGTGACGGCCTGGAGCGTGTGGGTCCACGGCGTCACGCGTGACTTGAAGGGGGGCTCGGTGCAGCGCACCTCCCGGAGCGTGAAGGAGCTGATGGTGCGGCCGTACGTGCCGCGCTTCCTGCGCGAAGGTGACCGCGCGGTGCTCGAGGTGGTGGTGAACAACGCGTCGGAGCAGGTGCGCCAGGGCACGCTCACGCTGGACATCGTGGACACCGAGACGCGCAAGAGCCTACTGTCGGAGTTCGGCGTGAAGAACGCCTCGCAGGCCTTCACGGTGGCGCCGGGCAAGGGGACGAACCTGCGGTTCGCGCTCACCACGCCGTCGCGCGTGGGCTCGGTGGCGTTCCGCGTGGAGGCTCGCGCGGGAGACGTGAGTGATGGCGAGCTGCGTCCGTTGCCGGTGTTGCCCGGCCGCGTGCACCTGGCCCAGTCGCGCTTCGTCACGCTCAAGGGGCCCGGCTCCAAGACGATGCGCTTCGATGACCTGAAGAAGGGCGGCGACCCGACGCGGGTGAACGAGCAGATGGTCGTCACCGTGGATACGCAGTTGTTCTACTCGGCGCTCCAGGCGCTGCCGTACCTGGTGGACTACCCCTACGAGTGCTCGGAGCAGACGCTCAATCGCTTCGTGTCCTCGGGCATCCTGGCGAGCCTCTACAACAAGTATCCCGCCGTCGCGAAGATGGCGAAGGACCTGAGCCAGCGCTCCACCCGTTTCGAGACCTGGGACTCGGTGGACCCCAATCGCAAGATGTCGTTGGAGGAGACGCCCTGGCTGGAGATGGCGAAGGGCGGAGCCGAGTCCAGTGGTGGCCTCGTGAAGGTCCTGGACCCGAAGGTGGCCCGCGCGGAGCGCGATGCGGCGATGGCGAAGCTGCGCAAGGCCCAGACCGCCAGCGGAGGCTTCTCCTGGTGGCCGGGTGGACCGCCCTCGCCGTACATGACGCTCTACATCGTCCACGGCCTGTCGCGCGCCATGGAGTACGGCGTGGAGGTTCCCGAGGAGATGACGCGGGGGGCCTGGGAATACCTGGCCCGGCACTTCCGCGAGGAGTACTCCGGCAAGCTGATGATGAAGGGGATGGGCTGGGAGTTCATCACCTTCCTCAACTACGTGGCCTCCGCGTATCCGGACGCGCGTTACACCGGAGACGCGCTGACCGCGGCCGAGCGCCAGAAGATGCTCGCCTTCAGCTACAAGTACTGGAGGAAGCACTCGCCCTATCTGAAGGGCTACCTGGCCCTGACGTTGAAGCGCGCGGGGCGTGGCGCGGACGCGACGAAGGTCTGGGACAGCGTCATGGACTCTGCGAAGACGAGCGACGAGCTGGGCACGTACTGGGCCGCCGAGGACCGCAGCTGGCTCTGGTACAACGACACCACGGAGACACATGCCTTCGCGTTGCGCACGCTCACGGAGCTGAACCCGAAGGATGCCCGGCGCGAGGGGCTGGTGCAGTGGCTGCTCCTGGACAAGAAGCTCAACCACTGGAAGTCCACGCGAGCCACGGCGGAGGCCCTCTACGCGCTGGTGAAGTACCTGGAGTCGGAAGGCGCGCTGGGCATCCGCGAGGACGCGACGGTGAAGGTGGGCCCGCGTGTGGTTCGGATGGAGTTCGCTCCGGACGAGTACACGGGGAAGAAGAACCAGGTGGTGGTGCCGGGGCCGGAGCTTCAGCCGGAGACGATGAGTTCCGTCGTGGTGGAGAAGTCGACGAAGGGGTTCGCGTTCGCTTCCGCGACGTGGCATTTCTCCACGGAGAAGTTGCCGGAAGAGGACCGCGGTGACTTCTTCCAGGTGTCGCGCCGCTACTTCCGCCGCGAGCGCGAGGGTCGCGAGGCCGTGCTCCAGCCGCTGGCCGAGGGTGCTTTGCTCAACCCGGGGGACGAAGTGGAGGTGCACCTGTCGCTGCGCGCGAAGCACGCGGCCGAGTACGTCCACCTGCGAGACCCACGCGCCGCGGGCCTTGAGCCGGAGAACGTGCAGTCCCGCCACAAGTGGGACCTGGGCATCGTCTGGTACGAGGAGACACGCGACTCGGGCACCAACTTCTTCTTCGAGTGGCTGCCCGCGGGTGAGTACAACTTCAAGTACCGGCTGCGCGCCAACATGCCGGGCACGTTCCGGGTGGGGCCCGCCACGGTGCAGTCCATGTACGCGCCAGAGTTCACCGCGTACTCGGCGGGCGCGGTGCTCAACGTGGGGCCCGCGAAGTAG